GCAAAATACCCAGAATTCGTCATATTAGCCTTATTGAAGATGTGTGCTTGAATGTAGTCAGAGAATTCAAGTCCACTTGTCTGTTCAACAATTAATCCCAATAAAATGTAACCAGCATTATTATAGTGAAACGATTCTCCTACTTTTGCTTTCATAGGCTCATCTTGAAATAATGGTAAGAAATCTTTTAACTTTCTTATGTGATACATAGGGTTTGCAAGCCAAAGTTCCTCAAAGTCATCCATTACATCTTCATCGAAATAATCTGGTATTCCCGAAGTATGTGTCAGTAAATGATGGACAGTCACTTTTTCATCAAAGTGTTTTAATTCAATATCAAGACAATCGGTCAATTTAGAGTCAAAAGAGATTTTCCCCTTTTCAACAAGTTGACAGACCGCTATTGCAGTAAACAATTTACATCCAGATGCTATTCCAAAACGGGTCGCAGAGTTATTTTCTATTTGATCAGAACGATTTGCATAACCAAAGCTTTGTTCTGCTAACACCTTATCTTTTTCTTCAACAAATACTGAACCTGAAAAATCAACCTTATTCTGAATATCCGTAATCTTCTCTTGTAAATTTTTGTTCATAGCTATTCCTCCCGATAATTAACTATTATTCATTTATTAATTTTGTATAAGAAATAGGAATTCGCTTGAACAAATAGATTCCGTCTAACTTTATTCCTATTTATTTTTGTTCGATTATCATTATTGGTAAAACCCCCGTTCCAAAGCAATCTTTTTATTTATAACAAACTTTTAGAATGTAAACACTCTTCTTCAACTAAACTGCGACGTTAGCACAATAAGAATAGCATTACTGCTGTTACACTAAAGCAGTCCGTTAGTTGAAGAACAATCAACTTGTCCTTTCAAGTTCGGAAAAAACAATAATTAGTCAAACTGTGCGGAAATTAGTTTTAAGCAATTGGTGAGCTTTTTGTGTATTTAGAGACGTATCAAGAGATAGATAAGGGCGATCTTCTTTAGAAATAATAATTGGACTGAGAAAACTATTATTCCATCCAAGTTGTTCCAATCTCTTTTTATAAAACGAATAATAGCTTTCTTTATGTATGGGTCCAGCATGCAAAATCCCATTAAATTTTATTTTAGTCAATTCAATAATCGCACTTGATAAATCATTAACGTTTACAAAAGTTCTATATACATTTGTGTATGCCTTAAATGGCTGATTCTCTTTTATTTTCTCGATTACCTGTACGGTTCGTTTTTCAATAATTTGATCCCCATTATTACCATATAGTGGTCCAACTCGGAGTATCACGTGATTTGGATGATTATTGAGAATTAAGTTTTCTCCAATATATTTGCCGTTCACATAATCAGCTAAGCCTGCTTCTTTTGGCAAGGTACTAATTGGGGACGATTCTTTGTAACCACCTATTCCTTCAACAAAAACTGCATCCGTTGATAGAAATATAAGTTTCGTTTCACTTTCTATTTCTGATATTAAATTTTCTAGCCCTAATTTGATTAATTGGGTTTCTTCTTCAAAACTCATAAGTGACCATATAACTACTTCTGGATTTATTTTTCTAATGGCACTTCCTATTGATTGTTTGTTTGTAACATCTACTTGCATAATATTAGAGTTCTCATGTTGGAAACGTGAGGTACCAAACACTGTTAGATTTTTGTTCTCTGAAGCCAGTTGGATTAAATTTGAACCCAAGAACCCTGTTGCTCCTAATATAAGTATTCTCATATAACCTTCCTTTTTTAGTTTATTTTATTATATATTTGCCACAACTTTATTGTTTTCCTTGTTGAACTAAACTGCGGCTTTACTTCAATAAGTTCTATAAAAATAGCGTCAATCCTTCTTGGATTAACGCATTCGTTAGTTGATTAAGAAAGAAGCGCTTATTCAACAATCGCATCCGATTGCAGTATAAATTTTCTGAAAGTGAAGCCCCAACACATCAATAATTATCCATAATTCCCGTACCTAATAACACCAATAATTAATAACAGCACTAATGCAAAAATACACATCGTTCCGATTGAAGCTAAAACATTAAGGATTTTATTTACTTTTGTACTAAACAGCTTACAAAATACAATATAAACTCCAACTCCAATAATTCCGCCTAATGTATTTCCCATAAGGTCAGTTATATCACTACCTCCTATAGCAAAGATGAATTGCAATACTTCAAATAACAAACTAACTCCTGCTATTGGTGCAATCTTT
The nucleotide sequence above comes from Psychrobacillus glaciei. Encoded proteins:
- a CDS encoding serine hydrolase domain-containing protein, translating into MNKNLQEKITDIQNKVDFSGSVFVEEKDKVLAEQSFGYANRSDQIENNSATRFGIASGCKLFTAIAVCQLVEKGKISFDSKLTDCLDIELKHFDEKVTVHHLLTHTSGIPDYFDEDVMDDFEELWLANPMYHIRKLKDFLPLFQDEPMKAKVGESFHYNNAGYILLGLIVEQTSGLEFSDYIQAHIFNKANMTNSGYFAFDSLPPNTALGYIDKTDGTWKTNIYSLPVKGGSDGGAFVTAYDMAKLWRELINYQLLNEIYTNQLLTPHTQVNESGFYGYGIWLKKNTENNIFKYHIMGYDPGVSFHSAHYPDLSINVVVCSNKSDGAFDIMSGIEEEIKRSKH
- a CDS encoding sugar nucleotide-binding protein, whose product is MRILILGATGFLGSNLIQLASENKNLTVFGTSRFQHENSNIMQVDVTNKQSIGSAIRKINPEVVIWSLMSFEEETQLIKLGLENLISEIESETKLIFLSTDAVFVEGIGGYKESSPISTLPKEAGLADYVNGKYIGENLILNNHPNHVILRVGPLYGNNGDQIIEKRTVQVIEKIKENQPFKAYTNVYRTFVNVNDLSSAIIELTKIKFNGILHAGPIHKESYYSFYKKRLEQLGWNNSFLSPIIISKEDRPYLSLDTSLNTQKAHQLLKTNFRTV